CGGCCCAGTGCTCGCCCAGGGCCGCGGCCGTGGCGTCGTTGTCGAGCACCACGGGCAGACCGGTCGCCTGCTCGAGCGACTCGGAGAGGGGGAATCCCGCATCCGCGAAGACCACCCCGACTCCCAGCACGCGATGGCGCTCCACACCGGCGCTGTCGATCAGCCCGGAGATCTCCCGGGCCATGGCCTCCACCGCGGCGCGTGGCTCTTCCACTCCCACTCCCGGCTTGGCCATCCGGGTGACGACGGCGCCGGCGAGATCCGTCAGGACGTAGACCATGCCGCCGTGATCGAGGTGCACGCCAACCGCGTACCTGGCCGAGTGATCGAGTCGGAGCAGGATCCGCCGCTTGCCACCCGTGGATTCCGCGCGGCCGGACTCGACGACCAGGCCCTCCTCGATGAGCTTGCGGACCACGGCAGTGATCGTCGGGCCGGTGAACCCGGTGGCTCCGACCAGGCCGGCCCGGCTGATCGTACCCGCGGCTCTGATGGCGTCCAGGACCACAGCCTTGCTGCTCGCATGCGGCTTGGTCTTGGCTGCTGCGTTCATGGGCCCTCCATCCGCTCGACACTGCGAGGGTACAGACGCTGTTGACTTACTTAAGTTGCTGAGTTAACAATCGGAATCGGCGCGCCGACAATTACATCACCGCTCGAGAGGACTCCGCGTGATGTCGGTGAGGAATGCACTAACCATGAGAGCCGGGGCCGGGCTGGCCGCGTTGGCCTTAGCCATCACCGGATGTTCCTCGTCCGGCAGCTCACCGCGAGGATCGACCGGGGCACCGGCGGCCACGGGGGCACCGCCGATGCTCGTGATCTACACGGGCGCCACCGGCGACATGCAGGTCAACTTCAATCCCTTCACCCCGGGCAGCCCGTCGACCGGGCCGATCTACGAGCCCCTCTTCTTCTACAACACCGCTCGGGCCGATCCCCCCCAGCCACGGCTGGGCCAGAAGTTCTCGTGGAACGCCGATGGCACGCAACTGTCGATCACGCTCCGCCAAGGCGTGAAATGGTCCGACGGCCAGCCGTTCACCTCCAGGGACGTGGTCTTCACGCTCGACCTGCTCGCCAAGAACAAGGCGTTGAACACCACCGGCTACCGCGGCAAGGCGACCGCGGTGGACGACACCCACGTATCGGTCAAGTTCGACGAGCCGTCGTTCGTGGACGGTCCGCAGCTTCTCGGCCGCATCTACATCGTGCCTGAGCACGTGTGGAAGTCCGTGGCCGACCCCACGACCGCCCAGATGCGCAACCCCGTCGCCACCGGGCCCTACCTTGAGGACGACGTCAAGCCGCAGGCATACACGGTGAAGGCCAACCCGAGCCATTGGGGCGGGGAACCCGCGATCAAGCGCGTCCGCGTCCTGTCGCTGTCAGGCAACCAGGCCGGAGCAGCGGCGATCAGGGCCGGCCAGATCGACTGGCAGACCGGGCCCGTGCCGAATGTCAAGAACGCCGAGCAGGCCTACCCCGGCTACAAGGTCATCATCACTCCGGTGAACCAAATGGTGCTGGACACCTGCAGCAACCCGGACCTCGGTTGCAAGGGACCGCAGACCGACCCCGCCGTCCGCCAGGCGATCTACTACGCCGTCAACCGGACCCAGCTCAACGCGCTGGCTTTCGAGAACACCTCCAGCGAGATCTCGCCCAGCCTTGCCCTGCTGGAACGAGACCAGGCGTTCATCTCCGGTCGGCTGCAGAACAAGGTCGCGCCGATGCAGCCCGACGAGGCCAGGGCCCAGCAGATCCTGGAGGGCGCCGGTTACGCCAAGGGGGCCGACGGCATCTACGCCAAGGACGGCAAGCCCTTGCAGCTGACCCTCAAGACCGTCTCCGGCTGGACCGACTACATCACCGCGGTCAACGCGCTTTCCCAGCAGCTCAAGAAGGCCGGCATCAAGGTGACCGCGCAGCAGCTGTCCTTCAACGAATGGTCCGACGCCCGCGGGCGCGGCGACTACGAGCTGATCATCGACTCCCTCTCCCAGGGCCCGGCCGCCGACCCGTTCTACGTCTACAGCTACTTCTACGGCTCCGACACCACCGAGAAGGTCGGCAAGCAGGCCGGCACGAACGTCAGCCGCTTCACCGATCCCCAGGTCGACGCCGCCATCGCCGCGCTCAAGAAGATCGACCCGAAGGACACCGCCGCACGGCAGCCGCAGTTCGACACCATCCAGACCCGCATCGAACAGGCCATGCCGTACATCCCGCTGCTCACCCAGGGCACGATCAGCGTCTACAACGCCACCAAGTTCACCGGCTGGCCGACCAAGGAAGATCTCTACGCCTTCCCGGCCGCCTGGCAGTCGCCGGATAACTCGGAGATCTTCCGACGGCTCAAGCCCACCGGGAAATGAGCGCGTGACCGATGCTGTACTACCTGCGCAAGATCGCCTTCTACCTGGTCGCCCTCTGGACGGCGGTGACCCTGAACTTCCTCATCCCCCGCATGATGCCCGGTGACCCGGTCACCATCCTGCTGGCCAAGGCGCAGCAGCGCGGCGGAGTCGACCCCGCCGCGCGCCGCGCTTACGAGCTGATGCTCGGCACCGACACCGGCGAGCCGCTGTTCACCCAGTACCTGCTCTACCTGAGGAACATGGCCCGCGGCGACTTCGGCATATCCGTGAGCTCCTTCCCGGCTCCCGTTTCCGAGGTCATCGCCGCATCGCTGCCCTGGACCGTCGTCCTGGTCGGCCTGGCGACCGTGCTGTCAGTGCTGACCGGCATCACGCTGGGAGCGCTGGTGGGCTGGCGCCGGGGCACCTGGCTGGACTCGCTGGTGCCCGCGACCACGGTGCTGTCGGCCGTGCCGTACTTCTGGCTGGCCCTCGTCCTGGTCGCCGTCTTCTCCTCCGCGCTCGGCTGGTTCCCGCTGCTGGGTGGTTACGACGTCAACCTCACCCCCGGCTGGAGCGGCGAGTTCCTCGCCTCGGCCGTGTACTACGGCATCCTCCCCGCCGCGACAATCGTGATCTCCTCGATCGGCGGCTGGCTGCTGGGCATGCGCAACATGATGGTCTCGACGATGGCGGAGGACTACGTCCGTACGGCTGTCGCCAAAGGACTGCGCAACCGGCGCATCATGGTCTGGTACGCGGCCCGCAACGCGGCACTGCCCTCCATCGCCGGATTCGCCATCTCACTGGGGTTCGTGGTGGCCGGCTCGGTCGTCACCGAGCAGGTCTTCTCCTATCCGGGCATCGGCTCCAAGCTCCTGCAGGCTGTTGAGAACAACGACTACGCGCTCATGCAGGGCATCTTCCTGGTCATCACGGTCGCCGTCCTCGGCGCCAACCTGGTGGTCGACCTGCTCTACAGCATCGTCGATCCGCGGACGCGAGCGGGGGCGGCCACATGACGGCAATCAGCCGGCGGGACCCGAAATTCGTGATCGGACTGATCCTGATCGGGGTCATCGCCGCCATCGGCGTGGTCGGACCGCTCCTCGCCGGCGACCCGGACGCGATCAACGACATGGGGCTGACGCCGCCGGGCGGGGAGCACCTGCTGGGCACCACCCAGACCGGCCAGGACGTGCTGTCCCAGATCACCTACGCCACCCGGGGCTCGCTCGTCATCGGCGCGCTCGTGGGCGTCATGGCCACACTGCTGTCGGCGCTCTTCGGCATCGTCGGCGCCTACGCCGGTGGTCTGGTGGACGAGGCCTTCTCGCTGCTGTCCAACGTGATGCTGGTGATCCCCGGGCTCCCGCTGGTGATCGTGATCTCCGCTTTCGTCCCGGCGGAGCAACGCGGCTGGTGGACGATCGCGCTGGTGCTCGCGATCACCAGCTGGGCCGGCTCGGCTCGCGTGCTCCGCGCGCAGACGCTGTCGTTGCGCAACAGGGAGTACGTCCTGGCCGCCCGCGTGGCCAAGGAGCGGCCGTGGCGCATCATCGGCGTGGAGATCCTCCCGAACCTCCTGCCCCTGCTGGCCTCCCAGTTCGTGTTCGCGGTCATCGCCGCGATTCTCAGCGAAGCCGGCCTGTCCTTCCTCGGCCTGGGCGCATCCAACTCCGCCACGCTCGGGACCATGCTCTACTACGCGCAGAACGGCTTCGCGCTGCAACTCGGCGCGTGGTGGTGGTTCGCGCCGCCCGGCATCATCATCGCCCTGCTCGGTTGCGGCCTGGCGCTGATCAACTTCAGCATCGACGAGATCATCAACCCGAAGCTCCGGATTCCGGCCGCCCGCCTGGCGGATACGCGCCGCCAGGAGGCGGGGCGTGTCGACCAGGCCGCCGACGACGCCGTTCTCACCGTGGCCAACCTGTCGGTGACCTACCGGGGCGAACGGCCCGTACAGGCCGTCAAGGACATCTCGCTGACGGTACGGCGAGGCGAGATCCTGGGCCTGGCGGGCGAGTCGGGCAGCGGCAAGACCACCCTCGCCTATGCGATCAGCCGGCTCCACCGGCCGCCGGCGGAGATCACCTCCGGCACGGTCGCCTTCCACGACCGCGCCGGCACAGCCGTCGACGTCCTCGCCTTGCCGCCGCACGAGCTGCGTACCTTCAGATGGGCGAAGCTCTCCATGGTGTTCCAGGGGGCGATGGACTCGCTCAACCCCGTCATGACCGTCGGCGCCCAGCTGGAGGACGTGCTCACCACCCACCTGCCCCGACTGTCGGCGGCCGAGCGCCGGGCCCGCTGCGCCACGGCGCTGGAGCTGGTCAGGGTGGACCCTAGGTGGCTGCGCTCCTACCCGCACGAGCTCTCCGGAGGCATGCGGCAACGGGTCATGATCGGCATGGCGCTCCTCCTCGAACCCCAGATCATGATCATGGACGAGCCGACGAGCGCCCTCGACGTCGTCGTCCAGCGCGGCATCCTCAAAGAGATCCTGCGCTTGCGGGACGAGCTGGGCTTCGCGGTCGTGTTCATCACGCACGACCTCCCCCTCCTCCTGGAGGTGAGCGACAGAATCGCGATCATGCTGCACGGCGAGATCGTCGAGTGCGCGAGCGCCGAGGAGATCCACAAGCAGCCACGCCACCCCTACACCCGGCGCCTGCTCGGCTCCTTCCCCAGCCTCACCGGCGACCGCGGCGCCTTCGTGCGATCGGGAGGTGCCCGGTGACCACTCTCGAGGTAGCGGACCTGGTCAAGGACTACCGCGTGCGCGGCGACGGCATGCGCCGTACGCGGCTGCGGGCGGTGGACCATGTCTCCTTCACGCTCACACCCGGCCGCACCACCGCACTCGTCGGCGAGTCGGGCTCGGGCAAATCCACGGTCGCCAGGATCATCGCCCGCCTGGAGCGACCCACGTCCGGCACGGTCGTCCTGAACGGCGCAGGCAGCGGCGACTACCGCGACCACGTGCAGATGGTGTTCCAGGACCCCTTCGCCTCGCTCAACCCCTTCCACACCGTCGAACACCACCTGGCCCGGCCGCTGAGACTGCACGGCCGGGCGCGGACAC
The Nonomuraea helvata genome window above contains:
- a CDS encoding ABC transporter substrate-binding protein, yielding MLVIYTGATGDMQVNFNPFTPGSPSTGPIYEPLFFYNTARADPPQPRLGQKFSWNADGTQLSITLRQGVKWSDGQPFTSRDVVFTLDLLAKNKALNTTGYRGKATAVDDTHVSVKFDEPSFVDGPQLLGRIYIVPEHVWKSVADPTTAQMRNPVATGPYLEDDVKPQAYTVKANPSHWGGEPAIKRVRVLSLSGNQAGAAAIRAGQIDWQTGPVPNVKNAEQAYPGYKVIITPVNQMVLDTCSNPDLGCKGPQTDPAVRQAIYYAVNRTQLNALAFENTSSEISPSLALLERDQAFISGRLQNKVAPMQPDEARAQQILEGAGYAKGADGIYAKDGKPLQLTLKTVSGWTDYITAVNALSQQLKKAGIKVTAQQLSFNEWSDARGRGDYELIIDSLSQGPAADPFYVYSYFYGSDTTEKVGKQAGTNVSRFTDPQVDAAIAALKKIDPKDTAARQPQFDTIQTRIEQAMPYIPLLTQGTISVYNATKFTGWPTKEDLYAFPAAWQSPDNSEIFRRLKPTGK
- a CDS encoding ABC transporter permease is translated as MLYYLRKIAFYLVALWTAVTLNFLIPRMMPGDPVTILLAKAQQRGGVDPAARRAYELMLGTDTGEPLFTQYLLYLRNMARGDFGISVSSFPAPVSEVIAASLPWTVVLVGLATVLSVLTGITLGALVGWRRGTWLDSLVPATTVLSAVPYFWLALVLVAVFSSALGWFPLLGGYDVNLTPGWSGEFLASAVYYGILPAATIVISSIGGWLLGMRNMMVSTMAEDYVRTAVAKGLRNRRIMVWYAARNAALPSIAGFAISLGFVVAGSVVTEQVFSYPGIGSKLLQAVENNDYALMQGIFLVITVAVLGANLVVDLLYSIVDPRTRAGAAT
- a CDS encoding dipeptide/oligopeptide/nickel ABC transporter permease/ATP-binding protein, translating into MTAISRRDPKFVIGLILIGVIAAIGVVGPLLAGDPDAINDMGLTPPGGEHLLGTTQTGQDVLSQITYATRGSLVIGALVGVMATLLSALFGIVGAYAGGLVDEAFSLLSNVMLVIPGLPLVIVISAFVPAEQRGWWTIALVLAITSWAGSARVLRAQTLSLRNREYVLAARVAKERPWRIIGVEILPNLLPLLASQFVFAVIAAILSEAGLSFLGLGASNSATLGTMLYYAQNGFALQLGAWWWFAPPGIIIALLGCGLALINFSIDEIINPKLRIPAARLADTRRQEAGRVDQAADDAVLTVANLSVTYRGERPVQAVKDISLTVRRGEILGLAGESGSGKTTLAYAISRLHRPPAEITSGTVAFHDRAGTAVDVLALPPHELRTFRWAKLSMVFQGAMDSLNPVMTVGAQLEDVLTTHLPRLSAAERRARCATALELVRVDPRWLRSYPHELSGGMRQRVMIGMALLLEPQIMIMDEPTSALDVVVQRGILKEILRLRDELGFAVVFITHDLPLLLEVSDRIAIMLHGEIVECASAEEIHKQPRHPYTRRLLGSFPSLTGDRGAFVRSGGAR